One part of the Glycine soja cultivar W05 chromosome 11, ASM419377v2, whole genome shotgun sequence genome encodes these proteins:
- the LOC114377559 gene encoding CSC1-like protein At3g54510 isoform X5, protein MRSSKLMASTLSSSSGSSNLALSFSQCVLLLGWWYFSLLIMVPRRFKMGATLQWILLQYLMLKEVLIGFGCILHSCVLYLYTGCTYYIRRIWQIQKLKHRPDQFTIVVREIPLCIEHKARDCCVDHFFSKHYPNTYYSYQMVYNTEDLEESVSQAKSLARKIEDLTESSMAKRRKNKLSLLGLLHQETSKAAFLEEKLQALCHRIHQLQCKDTLQKKELPVAFVTFKSRSGAAAAAHLQHHSHPLLWITELAPEPRDVSWRNMRVSYRVVPLYKLGVLIAASLLTVFFAIPVTAVQGIAKYEKLKQWFPPARAVQLIPGLSSIVTGYLPSAVLKGFIYIVPLTMFAMAKIAGCIARSKEEIKACNMVFYFLVGNVFFWSVLSGSLLDLIGQFISHPKNVPSQLAGAVSAQADFFVTYILTDGLSGFSLELLQPGMLIWDILKSCVHGCQRETSPYLYSLPYFRIIPLVSLSVLIGIVYAVVAPLLLPFLILYFCLGYVVYVNQIRDVYETTYETCGQYWPYIHHYILLAIILMQITMVGLFGLKLKPAASISTIPLILFTWMFNEYCKMRFLPSFHHYTLQDAAENDELDEKCGLLELHYENAINAYCPPGLRPVNFMASESSSTPLVSS, encoded by the exons CATTAAGTTTTTCACAGTGTGTTCTCTTGTTGGGTTGGTGGTACTTCTCCCTACTAATTATGGTGCCCAGGAGGTTCAAAATGGGAGCTACTTTACAATGGATTCTTTTACAATATCTAATGTTAAAAGAGGTTCTAATAG GCTTTGGGTGCATTTTGCATTCCTGTGTTTTATATCTTTATACGGGATGTACCTACTATATAAG AAGGATTTGGCAAATTCAAAAGTTAAAGCATAGACCCGATCAATTTACCATCGTAGTTCGTGAAATTCCATTATGCATTGAACACAAGGCTCGCGACTGTTGTGTTGATCATTTCTTCAGTAAACACTATCCAAACACTTACTATTCCTATCAAATGGTTTACAACACAGAAGATCTTGAGGAATCGGTG AGCCAAGCAAAGTCTCTAGCAAGAAAAATAGAGGACTTGACTGAGAGTTCTATGGCCAAGAGACGAAAGAACAAGTTGTCACTCTTGGGTTTATTACATCAAGAGACTTCAAAAGCTGCTTTTCTTGAGGAAAAGCTTCAAGCACTTTGTCACAGGATTCATCAGTTACAATGCAAAGACACACTCCAGAAAAAG GAGTTGCCAGTTGCTTTTGTAACATTCAAGTCACGGTCAGGTGCTGCAGCAGCGGCTCATTTGCAACATCATTCACATCCACTTCTTTGGATCACTGAACTTGCCCCAGAACCAAGGGATGTTTCATGGAGGAATATGAGAGTATCCTACAGAGTGGTGCCGCTATATAAACTAGGTGTTCTCATTGCAGCATCACTGCTTACAGTTTTCTTTGCCATACCAGTTACTGCTGTTCAAGGAATAGCCAAATATGAGAAACTGAAGCAATGGTTTCCTCCAGCCAGGGCCGTACAGTTGAT ACCGGGATTAAGCTCTATAGTGACAGGTTATCTTCCAAGTGCTGTACTCAAAGGATTTATATACATTGTACCGCTCACGATGTTTGCTATGGCTAAAATAGCTGGATGTATTGCAAGAAGTAAGGAAGAGATCAAAGCCTGCAACATGGTTTTCTACTTTCTGGTGGGAAATGTGTTCTTCTGGAGTGTGTTATCAGGATCCCTTCTTGATTTAATTGGACAGTTCATTAGTCATCCCAAAAATGTTCCAAGTCAGCTTGCTGGAGCCGTCTCCGCCCAA GCAGATTTCTTTGTGACATACATCTTAACAGATGGTCTGTCAGGGTTTTCTTTGGAACTTCTCCAGCCCGGCATGCTAATTTGGGATATTTTAAAGTCTTGTGTTCATGGATGTCAAAGAGAGACAAGTCCTTACCTTTATTCATTGCCTTACTTTAGAATAATCCCTTTAGTCTCTCTCTCAGTTCTAATTGGCATAGTGTATGCAGTAGTGGCGCCACTGTTGCTCCCATTTCTCATCCTTTACTTCTGTTTAGGTTATGTCGTCTATGTCAACCAG ATTCGAGATGTGTATGAAACTACTTACGAAACATGTGGACAATATTGGCCATACATTCATCACTACATTCTCCTTGCAATCATTCTCATGCAGATTACGATGGTTGGGTTATTTGGACTGAAGTTGAAACCTGCTGCTTCTATATCAACAATTCCATTAATTTTGTTCACATGGATGTTTAATGAGTACTGCAAGATGCGTTTTCTCCCTTCCTTTCACCATTATACTCTCCAG GATGCTGCTGAAAATGATGAACTTGATGAAAAGTGTGGTCTATTGGAGTTACATTATGAGAATGCAATTAATGCCTATTGTCCACCAGGTTTACGACCGGTGAATTTCATGGCATCAGAATCCAGCTCCACACCATTAGTTTCTTCGTGA
- the LOC114377559 gene encoding CSC1-like protein At3g54510 isoform X6 has translation MRSSKLMASTLSSSSGSSNLALSFSQCVLLLGWWYFSLLIMVPRRFKMGATLQWILLQYLMLKEVLIGFGCILHSCVLYLYTGCTYYIRIWQIQKLKHRPDQFTIVVREIPLCIEHKARDCCVDHFFSKHYPNTYYSYQMVYNTEDLEESVSQAKSLARKIEDLTESSMAKRRKNKLSLLGLLHQETSKAAFLEEKLQALCHRIHQLQCKDTLQKKELPVAFVTFKSRSGAAAAAHLQHHSHPLLWITELAPEPRDVSWRNMRVSYRVVPLYKLGVLIAASLLTVFFAIPVTAVQGIAKYEKLKQWFPPARAVQLIPGLSSIVTGYLPSAVLKGFIYIVPLTMFAMAKIAGCIARSKEEIKACNMVFYFLVGNVFFWSVLSGSLLDLIGQFISHPKNVPSQLAGAVSAQADFFVTYILTDGLSGFSLELLQPGMLIWDILKSCVHGCQRETSPYLYSLPYFRIIPLVSLSVLIGIVYAVVAPLLLPFLILYFCLGYVVYVNQIRDVYETTYETCGQYWPYIHHYILLAIILMQITMVGLFGLKLKPAASISTIPLILFTWMFNEYCKMRFLPSFHHYTLQDAAENDELDEKCGLLELHYENAINAYCPPGLRPVNFMASESSSTPLVSS, from the exons CATTAAGTTTTTCACAGTGTGTTCTCTTGTTGGGTTGGTGGTACTTCTCCCTACTAATTATGGTGCCCAGGAGGTTCAAAATGGGAGCTACTTTACAATGGATTCTTTTACAATATCTAATGTTAAAAGAGGTTCTAATAG GCTTTGGGTGCATTTTGCATTCCTGTGTTTTATATCTTTATACGGGATGTACCTACTATATAAG GATTTGGCAAATTCAAAAGTTAAAGCATAGACCCGATCAATTTACCATCGTAGTTCGTGAAATTCCATTATGCATTGAACACAAGGCTCGCGACTGTTGTGTTGATCATTTCTTCAGTAAACACTATCCAAACACTTACTATTCCTATCAAATGGTTTACAACACAGAAGATCTTGAGGAATCGGTG AGCCAAGCAAAGTCTCTAGCAAGAAAAATAGAGGACTTGACTGAGAGTTCTATGGCCAAGAGACGAAAGAACAAGTTGTCACTCTTGGGTTTATTACATCAAGAGACTTCAAAAGCTGCTTTTCTTGAGGAAAAGCTTCAAGCACTTTGTCACAGGATTCATCAGTTACAATGCAAAGACACACTCCAGAAAAAG GAGTTGCCAGTTGCTTTTGTAACATTCAAGTCACGGTCAGGTGCTGCAGCAGCGGCTCATTTGCAACATCATTCACATCCACTTCTTTGGATCACTGAACTTGCCCCAGAACCAAGGGATGTTTCATGGAGGAATATGAGAGTATCCTACAGAGTGGTGCCGCTATATAAACTAGGTGTTCTCATTGCAGCATCACTGCTTACAGTTTTCTTTGCCATACCAGTTACTGCTGTTCAAGGAATAGCCAAATATGAGAAACTGAAGCAATGGTTTCCTCCAGCCAGGGCCGTACAGTTGAT ACCGGGATTAAGCTCTATAGTGACAGGTTATCTTCCAAGTGCTGTACTCAAAGGATTTATATACATTGTACCGCTCACGATGTTTGCTATGGCTAAAATAGCTGGATGTATTGCAAGAAGTAAGGAAGAGATCAAAGCCTGCAACATGGTTTTCTACTTTCTGGTGGGAAATGTGTTCTTCTGGAGTGTGTTATCAGGATCCCTTCTTGATTTAATTGGACAGTTCATTAGTCATCCCAAAAATGTTCCAAGTCAGCTTGCTGGAGCCGTCTCCGCCCAA GCAGATTTCTTTGTGACATACATCTTAACAGATGGTCTGTCAGGGTTTTCTTTGGAACTTCTCCAGCCCGGCATGCTAATTTGGGATATTTTAAAGTCTTGTGTTCATGGATGTCAAAGAGAGACAAGTCCTTACCTTTATTCATTGCCTTACTTTAGAATAATCCCTTTAGTCTCTCTCTCAGTTCTAATTGGCATAGTGTATGCAGTAGTGGCGCCACTGTTGCTCCCATTTCTCATCCTTTACTTCTGTTTAGGTTATGTCGTCTATGTCAACCAG ATTCGAGATGTGTATGAAACTACTTACGAAACATGTGGACAATATTGGCCATACATTCATCACTACATTCTCCTTGCAATCATTCTCATGCAGATTACGATGGTTGGGTTATTTGGACTGAAGTTGAAACCTGCTGCTTCTATATCAACAATTCCATTAATTTTGTTCACATGGATGTTTAATGAGTACTGCAAGATGCGTTTTCTCCCTTCCTTTCACCATTATACTCTCCAG GATGCTGCTGAAAATGATGAACTTGATGAAAAGTGTGGTCTATTGGAGTTACATTATGAGAATGCAATTAATGCCTATTGTCCACCAGGTTTACGACCGGTGAATTTCATGGCATCAGAATCCAGCTCCACACCATTAGTTTCTTCGTGA